Genomic segment of Candidatus Hydrogenedens sp.:
AATTTCATTTTCATTACAATTATTTATAGGATAAATGTATATTTGTGGTAACTGGATTATAGATTTACAATCGTAACTATTGTTTTTCTGCATCCCCATATATACAGTTCGTATTTCTTTATTGTCTATTATATTTAAATTTATTCCCCACTCATTATAAAACAGGAGAGCATTTCCTGTATTGGATTGGATATATGCAAGTTTTTTATTATTGATATCGATTTCTTTTTTCTCTATATTTTTTATTTCTTTATTAATATTGAAACAAAATGGGATAAATTCAATATCTTTATGTAAGGGATTATTAATTAATAATTCACCTTTTATAAAAATGACGGGGAGGTTGTTTAAGGCATAATAAAGCATTCTTAATTGGTTTTGTTTCCAATATAGTTTTTGTAATATTCCGAAAGATTTTTCATCATAATACTCAGAGAATTCCAAATCGGTAATTTCATAATTTATTTTCTCACCATTTTTATTACGGAATAAGATATTAATTTCACTTTTTCCGACCCATTCAAAATTTTCTGGTATAGATATAATAGAATCAAGACTTCCTGTTACTATGTACCATGAAATTTTTAGTTGGGAGGTGATTATTTCGGCTTTAATTCTATCAATGCAAGATGAACACATAACTTTACAACGCTATACCATTAAATCAATTATAAGACCTGCTGGATTATCCAGTGAATTTAATAGACCTTGCACAGCATTATCATTTAAGGGATTGTCCGCTTCTTCTTTATCATTCTGCTTCTGTTCTTGTTTTAATTTTTCTATCTTTTTTAATTCATATTCTATTTCTTTCAATCGTGTTTCAATAATTCTTTTTTCTTCTCCTTCTACATTCTTTAATTTTATTTTCAACATCCTTCGTTCTGCTTTGAGTAAATTTTCTTTTATTTTCAGTGCATTATCTATTTTATCTGTATTTATGTTGGTATTTATTTTTTGTTCTCCGTTCGCTAAATCTAATATTTTTTTCTTTTCTTCGTTTGTTTTTTCTCTTGTAACAATAGTTGTGGTTCCGCCTACCATTGTCAGAAAAGACCCATTTTTCCGAAGTTTATATTCTGTATTTAAAAACACTACCTCTTTCCCTTCCATAAGCGCCTCTGCCTTTAATCTTTGTCTGTTTCGTGCTTCTTGTGAAAAAACAGTAAAGGCACTCAGGGAAGCAGGAGTTGGGGGAGCAACACCGGGTTCTCCCGGGTCTAATCTATAAAAAGTTAATGGGTTATTTATGATATTTGTATTCAGGACATTCATAATATATTTAATTCTTTATTTATATACACTATAATTATAACAAAGATTTTCGCTATTTATTAGAATATTTATCCAATTTTTTCGTTTCTTATATCCTGTAAACTATCCCCTAATAAATTTAGCAGTAGTAGTATTAACACGAAAAAACATCCTGGGAAAAGCAGTAACCATGGATATTCTTCCATCACTTCTACACCTTCACGGATTAATACACCGAGAGAACACATCGGGGGTTGCACGCCTAAACCAAGAAAACTTAAAAAAGCCTCTAATAAGATTACCTGAGGGATTGTTAATGTAGTATAGACGATAACGATATTTAATAAATTGGGGATAACATGTTTAAATAGAATACGGGGAGTAGAAAATCCGAGTGCTTTTGCAGAATATACAAATTCCTGTTGTTTAATGGATAAGACTTTCCCTCGAACAATTCGAGCCATAGTAAGCCATTCTACTGCACCGATGGCTATAAATAACAGATAAAAATTCCTGCCGAAAAATGTCATTAAAATAATTACAAACATAGTAAAAGGCATTGTATATAGGATATCTACGAAATACATCATCCATGTATCAATCCATCCGCCTACATAACCTGAAATAGAACCATAGCTAACTCCAATTAATAAGGCAACAACCGTTGCACATAAACCTACCCAGAAGGATATTTTGATACCATAAAGTGTTCTTACAAATAAATCCCTGCCTAATAAATCTGTTCCGAACCAATGTTCATAAGAAGGTTTCACTGCACCTAATTCAAGATTTTGTTCTTCATAAGTAGTATTCAAAAATATAGGAACGATAAAAGAAGAAATTATGATAGTAAGTAATAGTAATAATGCCCATTTTCCTTTTTTATTTAGTTCAGGTATAACTTTTTTTATTAAAGTTTTATATTTATCTATTTCTTTTATTTCCATATTTACTCGTAAGAAATTCTTGGGTCAAGATAGCCCTGAATAATATCTGCAATTAAATTTAATATAAGTATTAAAAGTGCATAGACGAAAACGATACCGATTATCATTGTATAATCTCGATTAAAAGTTGCTTCAACGAACTCCCGACCTAACCCTGGAATTTGAAAGATAGTCTCAACAACAAACGACCCGGTAAGGAGACCTGCAGTGGCAGGACCTAAGAATGTCACTAAGGGTTGGAGTGCCCCTTTTAACGCATGAATAAGCAATACTCTCTTACCGGAAGCCCCTTTGGAAATGGCTGTTCTTATATAGTCCTTTTTCATCACTTCTATTATTCCCGAACGCATAATGCGTGTAATATATGCAGAATATACAAAACCTAAAGAAATAGAAGGCAATATTTTTTGCTGTGGGAAATCCCATCCAGCCACTGGGAGTATTTCCCATTGTAGTGCAAATATAAGAACCAATACGGGACCTATAACGAAGGCAGGTATACATATTCCTAAAACAGCAAAGTGAGTAAGACATGTGTCTATCCATGTGTTTTGGTAAAATGCAGATACTATTCCGCATAAACAACCTACAAAAAGTGCAAAGATTAAACTATATATGCCTAATTCAACAGATATGGGAAGGCGCATTAAAATCCACTCCCGAATTGTATAACTTGGTTTACGAAAAGAAGGACCGAAATCGAAGCGAATAACTCCGTATAAATATCTAAAATATTGTTTTATTAGGGGTTCATCCAGATGGTAATATTTTTCTAAACTCCGCTGAACCTCTTCTGGGACATTCTTATCTCTATCAAACGGGCCTCCGGGTGCTAAACGGGCCAGAAAGAAAGTAAGCGTAATTATTGATAATAATATGGGTATAAATAGCAATACTTTTCTAAGTAGATATCTCCTCATGGGTATCATTCCGGATTAATTGGGAATATTTTTTATTTTTAATTCTTGCCATCGGATATAACCGAGCACATTAGGATTAAAATTTTCTACTCTTGATGAAATCAACATTTTCCAAGTATAGAAGTATATCGGTATAATTGGCAATTCATCTAATATTATTTTTTCTGCTTGGAACATAAGCTCATTTCTTTTGGTTTCATCGGCTTTTCTATATGCTTGTTCGACAAAAGTATCGTATTGTTTGTTTTCCCATCCTGTTCTATTATTACCGCTATAACTTAAAAAGCATTCGAGGAAATTTATGGGGTCAAGAAAATCGGCAATCCATGCAGAACGAGCAATCTGATAGTCTAATTGATTCATTGAAGAAAGATACACCTTCCAGTCCTGGTTTAATAGTTTTACATCTATATTTAAATGTTTTTTCCACATTCTTTGAATAGCCTCTGCTATAAGTTTATGGGCTTCCGAAGTATTGAAAAGAATTTCAATTGTCGGGAAATTTTTTCCATCGGGATAACCTGCATCTGCGAGTAATTGTTTTGCATATACCGGGTTGAAGACGATATCTTGCGGGGACTTATAAACACCCATACCATTCGGAACATAACATAATGCGGGTTGTTCGCCACCTTTCAAAACAAATTCTGTAATTTGGTTGCGGTCTATTGAATAAGCCAATGCTTTTCTTACTAAAGGATTGCTTAACACGGGATGTTTTACATTTATTCGATAGTAATACACTCCGACATACGGGTAAAGGACCAATGATTGGGGTTGATTGATTTTATAATAGTCTAATTTTCTCAAAGGAATTGTGCTTGTTAAATCTAAATAACCTATTCTAAAAAGACGTTCTTCTGTCATCTGATTATCAATGGGATAGAAGGAAATTTTTTCGATAAGAACATTATTTTTATTCCAGTAATATGGGTTCTTTTTAACTCTTATTATCTTATTGGGTGTCCATTCTTCTAATTGATAAGGACCGTTGCTTATATGATTTCCTGTATGTGTCCATGGATTATTTCTTTCATCTATAGCCCCATATTTTTCTACTGTTTTTTTATGTATGGGATACCATATATTATGAACCTGCATTTTTAAAAAATACGCTGTAGGATATTCCAATTCTACTTTTAGCGTATGCTCATCAATTGCTACAACACCTACATCTGAGAAATTTTTTATTTGTCCCTCATAATATTTTTTTGCATTTTTTATGCAAAAAAGAAGGTAGGCATATTCTGATGATAGTTTTGGAGAAAGTATCCTTTTCCAAGAATTGATAAAATCTTGAGAAATAACGGGGTCTCCATTTGACCAATATGCATTTTTCCTTATATAGAAAGTATAAATTTTTTTATCATCAGAAATATCCCATTTTTCAGCTACAGCAGGTATTGGCTCTAATGTTTTTGGGTCAAGGGATGTTAAACCTTCAAAAAGTGAACACAAAATCCGATGTTCGGTTACACCGGAAACTGTTGCTGGGTCTAAGTCCTGAACCTCTGCCCCATTTCCTACGAATAATTCATTTGTGTTTTCTGATTTATAGGATGAACAAGAGAGATAAAATATAGAAAGTAGTAGTATTAAAAATATTTTGTATTTTTCATTGTGCATTTTGTTTGTTTATTTGTCCCATTTATCCCATGGAGCCGTATTTTTGGGTTTATACTCTTCGAGTATAAAGGAATTAGCAATAACTTCTCGTATTTCCTGCGGTGATTTTAAGGCTCCGACGGCTAAGGCTTGAACACCTATATTGCCCAATACAGTTGCTTCTATGGGACCTGCTATTACAGGGATATTACAGGCATCCGAAGTCATCTGACAAAGAAGTTTGTTTTGCACACCTCCACCTACAATATGTAATTTTTTAATTTTGCAATTTAATAATTTATTTAAAGATTTAATAGTTTGCCGATAATTCAAGGCTAAACTTTCAAGAGCACAACGAACAATTTCCCCTTTGGTTTTAGGGATATGAAATCCTAATTCTTCGCATATAGTCTGTATGGCTTTGGGCATATTTTCAGGGGCTAATAGTCTGGGTTCATTTACCGGAATAAGAGCCTTAAAAGGTTCTGCTTCTTCTGCTTCTTTGGTTAATTGTTCATACGAAATTTGGAAACCTTCCCGTTCCCAAATTCTTCGGCACTCTTGAACAAGCCATAATCCAAATATATTCTTTAAATAACGAATTTTGTTCCCGACGCCTCCTTCATTTGTAAATCCTGCTTCCATACTTTCTTTTGTAATGTTAGGTTCATTAAGTTCTGTTCCCAGTAAGGACCATGTGCCACTGGATAAATATGCCCAGGGTTCGGATGTATCTGTAATGGGGATAGCGGAAACAGCACATGCGGTATCGTGTGTTGCGGGAGTTATAATAGGGGTTTCTGGAGAAATACCTGTATAATGGGCAATTTCGGGTAATAATCCTCCTAATATTGTTCCGGGTGGCACAATCTCTTCTAATATATTCTCAGGAATTGAAAATTTCTTGATTAATTCCTTACTCCAATTTCTTTGTTTTGCATCCAACATTTGTGTTGTAGAGGCATTTGTATATTCGCAGGAACGAACTCCGCTTAATAAATAACCGAATAAATCTCCCATTAATAAAAGAGAATCGGCTATTTTCAAAAAAGGTGATTTTGTTTTTATTAAACTTAGAATCTGGAATAATGAATTGAATGGTAAGAATTGTATACCTGTAATTTTGTATATATCATCTTTGGGGACAATTGAAAAAGCATATTCCATCATATCCTGTGTTCTCTTATCTCTATAATGGACAGGATTGGCTATTACAGAACCATCTTCTGCAATCAATCCGAAATCAACTCCCCAGGTGTCAACACCAATACCATCTAAATCTGATGTATATTCTTTTGCACATTTTCGTAAGGCAAAACACATTTCTTCATAGATTCTTGCTAAATCCCATTGGCGAACACCTAACATTATTAAGCCTTCGGTTCTGAAACGGTGTATTACCTGTAAGTCTATTTTGTGGTCTTTTAATGTTCCTAAAACAGCCCTTCCACTTTCAGCACCTAAATCGAATGCCAAAAATTGGTATACTTTTTTACTCATCTTACATGCCCTTTCTTTTATGAATATATATTATGTCTTTTTATTTTATTCATAATTCTAATCAATTACAACTACACCACTTCCATTAAGAGTTCCTTTTTTTAATCTTTGGAGTATTTGGTTCGTATTTTTTAAGGATGTTTTTTCGATATGTGTATGAATGTGTATATTTTTCATTTCTTCAAACAATTCTTGACCGTCGTTTCTTGTATTTGCAGAAATGGAAATAATTTGTTTTTCATAAAAAAGATGTTTTTCATACTCCAGAGAAGGAGTATCTGACATATATATTCCTGCTAAAACAAGTTTACCTCCTTTTTTTAAGTATTGTAAAGAAGGAGGGATAAGATTTCCATTTGGTGCAAAGATTATTGAGGCATCTGGCAACTCCGGGATTTTTGATGGGTCATTATTTGCCCAGTCTGCACCTAATTCTCTTGCTAATTTTTGATGGTTTTCATTGCGACTTACTACAAAGACACAAGCCCCTTTTGCTTTTGCAATTTGTAAAATAATATGAGCAGATGCCCCGAAACCATATAAAGCCAAAGTTTGTCCTTTTTTAATTTCTGATTTTTTCCATGCTCGATAACCTATTATTCCGGCACAAAGTAAGGGTGCTATCTTTGCTTCTTCTATGTTATTAGGTAGGGCATAAGCATAATCTTCATTTATAAGAGTATATTCTGCGTATCCTCCATGTTCATGATAACCTGTATATAAACTGTTCTCACACAAATTTTCTTTTCCTGTTTTACAAAAAGAACAGTCTCCACAAGTTTTTCTTAGCCAGGCAATTCCAACTTTATCTCCTCGTTTAAACTGGGTGCATTTGTTCCCTGTTTTTTCTACAATACCTACGATTTGATGTCCTGGGATTATGGGTAATCGTTTGGGGGATAATTCTCCTTCAATAATATGTAAATCTGTTCTGCAAATAGCACAACATATTACCTTTACTAACAACTCTTTTTCATTAGGTTCGGGGATGTCCCATTGTTCCATAGTCAATGGAGAAACATCTATAGAATCTTGTTGTTTTAAAACCATAGTTCTCATAGTCGTATTTCTCTAATACTTGTGAACATTTTTTACTTTGTATGTATTATAATATAAGTAGATTGGTAAGGAATAGACTATGTTAAAACAACCTGCCCCTTATAAAAGAATTATCTTTGTTTGCACGAATAAAAAAGAAGACTCGTCGAAGCCCTGTTGTGCAGCGAAAAAAAGCGAGGAAATAGCCATGAAATTAAAGCAAATGGTTCGAGAGAGAAATTTAAAAGACCAAATCCGTGTTTCCAAATCAGGTTGTATGGGCAAATGTGAACAAGGACCTAATATTATGGTTTATCCGGAAGGTATCTGGTATAGTAATGTTAAAGAAGAGGATTTGCAATTTCTTTTTGATGAATTACTAAAACCTTTAATATAATCATATCTGCTGACCCTTAATTATCTTTTTGAAACGACCTTTGCGTTTTATGTATATATATGGTCAAAAATAAAATTTATTTATCTGGAGGGTTAGGATAATTGGTAATCCACCGGTCTTGAAAACCGGCGCCTTCGGGCTTGGGGGTTCGAGTCCCCCACCCTCCGCCATTTTTTTTAACTATTAGGAGGAATATTATGAATGTAGGAATTCTTGGTTGTGGGACAATGGGTCGGCTCCACGCAGAAATGGCAGAAAAATGTGGTCTTAAAGTTGTCCAATGTTCCGATGTTAATTCTCAAAGTGGAAAAGCCTTAGCAAAGAGTTTCAAAGCCAAATTCGTGAAAAATTGGGAAGATGTAGTGGCTAATAAAGATGTAGATATTGTAGCAATAGCCACTCCCACACCATTGCATTTTCCCATGCTTGACATGGCAATAAAAAAAGGGAAATATATATTTTGTGAAAAACCTCTTTGCAGGACTGTAGAAGAATGCAAAAAGGTTATTCAAAAGGCAGAAAAGGCAAAAATTAAACTTTTTGTAGGACATGTCGTTCGTTATTTCCATGAGTTTGAATCTATTCAGGAGCAGATAAAATCTGGGAAAATAGGTGAAGTAGGTTTTATAAAAATGTATCGTGGAGGAATGCCACCACAGGGTAAAAATAGTTGGTTTCGTGATTTTTCTAAGAGTGGAGGTGTTACTTTTGATTGTATGATACATGATATTGATTGGTTGAGGTATATATTTGGAGAGGTTAAAACCGTTTATTGTCAAAACCTCATTGAAAAGAATTGTGCGCCATTAGATTATTCACAGGTAACGGTTCGTATGAAAAATGGGGTTCTGGCTCTGGTTATAGGCACATGGGCTCATCCATCGGGATTTCGTGTCAAAGTTGAAGTATGTGGTAGTGATGGTCTTATGTATTACGATAACATGGAAACTCCACTTGAAGTTCAATTAAGGGAACAAAATAAGGTTAGTGGGACTATTGTTCCTGAAAGTCCTGTAATAAAAAGCCCTTATCAAAAAGAATGGGAAGATTTTATAAGTTGGATTAAAGATGGTAAAGAACCGCGTGTTTCGATGTATGATGCCCTCAAAGCAGTGGAAATTGTAAGTGCTTGCCTTCGTTCAGCAAAAATCAAACAACCTGTGAATTTATAAGGAGGAATTGAGATGGTTAAACTCGGAATTTTGAGTTTTGCTCATTTGCATGCCTATAGTTATGCACATTGTGTAAATTTAATTCCTGAAGCAGAATTGACTGCTATCTGGGATGATGATAAAGAAAGAGGAAAAGATGCCAGCCAAAAATATCAAACTAATTTTGTTGAAGATTTAGATGAATTTTTAAGTCTACCCTTAGACGGTGTCATTATTACATCCGAAAATGTCAATCACAAACCCATGGCAATAAAATCTGCTGAAGCAGGGAAATGGATACTTTGTGAAAAGCCCCTTGCAACAACTATTGAAGATGCAATGTGTATGATAAACACTTGTAAAAAAGTAGGTGTGGGTTTGGGTGTTGCTTTTCCGTGCCGATTCTTAACCCCTATCTTGAAGGCTAAGGAATATATAAGGTTGGGAAAATTAGGGACTATTCTTTCTATTTCATGCACTAATAATGGTTCTTATCCTGGTGGTTGGTTTGGTGATGTTAAACTTTCAGGAGGTGGTGCAGTAATGGACCATACGGTACATGTAGCAGACCTTTTAAGATGGATGTTAGATAAAGAATTTGATAGTGTATATTGCGAATTGGGAAATCAAATGCATAAGGGGATTTTAGAAACGGATGATATGGGATGTTTACAATTAGAAATGGAAGGTGGTATTCAGGTATCCCATATTGCAAGTTGGAACCGACCCAAGAGTTTCCCAACCTGGGGTGATGTAACTATGGAATTTATAGGGACAAAAGGCGTTTTATATCTAGATGCATTTAATCAAAAATTAAACATATATAGTGATTTTGCGATGAAAACGGAATGGGGCTTCTGGGGTGATAATCCTGATTTGGGATTAATCCAGGATTTTGTAAAATCTATTCAAGAAAAAAGAGACCCTATGTCGAAGGGAATTGATGGTTTGCGTTCTGTTGAAGTTACGGTATTTGCATACGAGTCGTATAAGGCTGGGAAAAAGGTTAAAATAAAAAGAGCGAAATGTTAAATCGTCAGGAGTTTTGTTTTTTCCATTTGTAAAGTATATCGTAAAGAATAATTCCGAAACTGGTTGCAACATTAATGGTGTTTTTATAACCATACATGGGAATATGAACTATATCATCAACAATTTTTAATACTCTTTCTTGAACTCCCATTACTTCATTACCTAAAACAATTGCAACGGGTGAAGGCCAGAAGTAATCGAAACAAGATTTTGAGTTTTCTGTTATTTCAATGGCTACAATAGGTATAGATTTTTCTTTTAAAGTTACTATACAATCTTTTGTTCGTTCATAATAACTCCAAGGGATATATTCATGGGCTCCTAATGCTGTTTTTTCTATTTTTTTGTGTGGCGGATGGGCAGACATACCACAAAGATATAAATGTTCTACAGCACCTGCATCTGCTGTTCTGAAAATGGAACCTACATTATAGGCACTTCTTAAATTGTCCAATACAACATGAATAGGGTTTCTCTGAATTGGATTTAAAGAATTTATATCCAGTCCTTTATAAAAAGGTTCCTGAGGAGAATACGGAACTGGGTCACGCTTATATTGTTCTAATTCGTCCATTGTTCTATTAAAGTTTAAACCTCTACAAAAGATATGCTATAATTATTGAAATTATAGATTTCGGGCTTCATTTTACTAAAATCTCAATAATTAATTCACATTTAATCTTTTAGGAGAAAAATATGTTAGAAGGTCGTGTTTTTAATTTTTCCGCAGGTCCTTCCATGTTACCAGAACCTGTTTTAGTACAGGCACAACAAGAA
This window contains:
- a CDS encoding ABC transporter permease, which codes for MRRYLLRKVLLFIPILLSIITLTFFLARLAPGGPFDRDKNVPEEVQRSLEKYYHLDEPLIKQYFRYLYGVIRFDFGPSFRKPSYTIREWILMRLPISVELGIYSLIFALFVGCLCGIVSAFYQNTWIDTCLTHFAVLGICIPAFVIGPVLVLIFALQWEILPVAGWDFPQQKILPSISLGFVYSAYITRIMRSGIIEVMKKDYIRTAISKGASGKRVLLIHALKGALQPLVTFLGPATAGLLTGSFVVETIFQIPGLGREFVEATFNRDYTMIIGIVFVYALLILILNLIADIIQGYLDPRISYE
- a CDS encoding zinc-dependent alcohol dehydrogenase family protein produces the protein MRTMVLKQQDSIDVSPLTMEQWDIPEPNEKELLVKVICCAICRTDLHIIEGELSPKRLPIIPGHQIVGIVEKTGNKCTQFKRGDKVGIAWLRKTCGDCSFCKTGKENLCENSLYTGYHEHGGYAEYTLINEDYAYALPNNIEEAKIAPLLCAGIIGYRAWKKSEIKKGQTLALYGFGASAHIILQIAKAKGACVFVVSRNENHQKLARELGADWANNDPSKIPELPDASIIFAPNGNLIPPSLQYLKKGGKLVLAGIYMSDTPSLEYEKHLFYEKQIISISANTRNDGQELFEEMKNIHIHTHIEKTSLKNTNQILQRLKKGTLNGSGVVVID
- a CDS encoding RNA methyltransferase, which codes for MDELEQYKRDPVPYSPQEPFYKGLDINSLNPIQRNPIHVVLDNLRSAYNVGSIFRTADAGAVEHLYLCGMSAHPPHKKIEKTALGAHEYIPWSYYERTKDCIVTLKEKSIPIVAIEITENSKSCFDYFWPSPVAIVLGNEVMGVQERVLKIVDDIVHIPMYGYKNTINVATSFGIILYDILYKWKKQNS
- a CDS encoding Gfo/Idh/MocA family oxidoreductase; the encoded protein is MNVGILGCGTMGRLHAEMAEKCGLKVVQCSDVNSQSGKALAKSFKAKFVKNWEDVVANKDVDIVAIATPTPLHFPMLDMAIKKGKYIFCEKPLCRTVEECKKVIQKAEKAKIKLFVGHVVRYFHEFESIQEQIKSGKIGEVGFIKMYRGGMPPQGKNSWFRDFSKSGGVTFDCMIHDIDWLRYIFGEVKTVYCQNLIEKNCAPLDYSQVTVRMKNGVLALVIGTWAHPSGFRVKVEVCGSDGLMYYDNMETPLEVQLREQNKVSGTIVPESPVIKSPYQKEWEDFISWIKDGKEPRVSMYDALKAVEIVSACLRSAKIKQPVNL
- a CDS encoding peptide ABC transporter substrate-binding protein, with translation MHNEKYKIFLILLLSIFYLSCSSYKSENTNELFVGNGAEVQDLDPATVSGVTEHRILCSLFEGLTSLDPKTLEPIPAVAEKWDISDDKKIYTFYIRKNAYWSNGDPVISQDFINSWKRILSPKLSSEYAYLLFCIKNAKKYYEGQIKNFSDVGVVAIDEHTLKVELEYPTAYFLKMQVHNIWYPIHKKTVEKYGAIDERNNPWTHTGNHISNGPYQLEEWTPNKIIRVKKNPYYWNKNNVLIEKISFYPIDNQMTEERLFRIGYLDLTSTIPLRKLDYYKINQPQSLVLYPYVGVYYYRINVKHPVLSNPLVRKALAYSIDRNQITEFVLKGGEQPALCYVPNGMGVYKSPQDIVFNPVYAKQLLADAGYPDGKNFPTIEILFNTSEAHKLIAEAIQRMWKKHLNIDVKLLNQDWKVYLSSMNQLDYQIARSAWIADFLDPINFLECFLSYSGNNRTGWENKQYDTFVEQAYRKADETKRNELMFQAEKIILDELPIIPIYFYTWKMLISSRVENFNPNVLGYIRWQELKIKNIPN
- a CDS encoding rhamnulokinase family protein, with the translated sequence MSKKVYQFLAFDLGAESGRAVLGTLKDHKIDLQVIHRFRTEGLIMLGVRQWDLARIYEEMCFALRKCAKEYTSDLDGIGVDTWGVDFGLIAEDGSVIANPVHYRDKRTQDMMEYAFSIVPKDDIYKITGIQFLPFNSLFQILSLIKTKSPFLKIADSLLLMGDLFGYLLSGVRSCEYTNASTTQMLDAKQRNWSKELIKKFSIPENILEEIVPPGTILGGLLPEIAHYTGISPETPIITPATHDTACAVSAIPITDTSEPWAYLSSGTWSLLGTELNEPNITKESMEAGFTNEGGVGNKIRYLKNIFGLWLVQECRRIWEREGFQISYEQLTKEAEEAEPFKALIPVNEPRLLAPENMPKAIQTICEELGFHIPKTKGEIVRCALESLALNYRQTIKSLNKLLNCKIKKLHIVGGGVQNKLLCQMTSDACNIPVIAGPIEATVLGNIGVQALAVGALKSPQEIREVIANSFILEEYKPKNTAPWDKWDK
- a CDS encoding (2Fe-2S) ferredoxin domain-containing protein, with amino-acid sequence MLKQPAPYKRIIFVCTNKKEDSSKPCCAAKKSEEIAMKLKQMVRERNLKDQIRVSKSGCMGKCEQGPNIMVYPEGIWYSNVKEEDLQFLFDELLKPLI
- a CDS encoding Gfo/Idh/MocA family oxidoreductase, which encodes MVKLGILSFAHLHAYSYAHCVNLIPEAELTAIWDDDKERGKDASQKYQTNFVEDLDEFLSLPLDGVIITSENVNHKPMAIKSAEAGKWILCEKPLATTIEDAMCMINTCKKVGVGLGVAFPCRFLTPILKAKEYIRLGKLGTILSISCTNNGSYPGGWFGDVKLSGGGAVMDHTVHVADLLRWMLDKEFDSVYCELGNQMHKGILETDDMGCLQLEMEGGIQVSHIASWNRPKSFPTWGDVTMEFIGTKGVLYLDAFNQKLNIYSDFAMKTEWGFWGDNPDLGLIQDFVKSIQEKRDPMSKGIDGLRSVEVTVFAYESYKAGKKVKIKRAKC
- a CDS encoding ABC transporter permease, giving the protein MEIKEIDKYKTLIKKVIPELNKKGKWALLLLLTIIISSFIVPIFLNTTYEEQNLELGAVKPSYEHWFGTDLLGRDLFVRTLYGIKISFWVGLCATVVALLIGVSYGSISGYVGGWIDTWMMYFVDILYTMPFTMFVIILMTFFGRNFYLLFIAIGAVEWLTMARIVRGKVLSIKQQEFVYSAKALGFSTPRILFKHVIPNLLNIVIVYTTLTIPQVILLEAFLSFLGLGVQPPMCSLGVLIREGVEVMEEYPWLLLFPGCFFVLILLLLNLLGDSLQDIRNEKIG